The Ziziphus jujuba cultivar Dongzao chromosome 3, ASM3175591v1 region gataaagTACAAAGTAGGCCTGATAGGTCTTCAAGTGATCTTGAGGTTTGTAAAATTTCTCAGTATGCTCGGGCACTAAGGGAGAGAGGAGTTGATTGCAAAATCATTGTATTTCCAAATCATCGTCATGCCATTAGAAGGTAAACCATTTTCCCTACATAAgatcaaaacaaaatttcaaatgtattttCAAGCATATAGCATTATAGTCTTAACTGAATTGTCCTTTCATTATTTGCAGGCCACAATCTGACTTCGAGTGCTATATCAATATTGCATTGCGGTTTAAGAAGTATTGCAAGGAAAATTTGTTGTGTTCTTAGGCACCCGGTTCGTCGAATCAGCACCAAACAACTATATTTCTTCAAAACCAACCCCTTGATCAAGTTCTATACCGAAGTTAATTGGCTTCTTAAAACAGGCACAATAAGCATACATGCTTAATCAGAGAAGGAACTTGCCATTTATGCTTAACAGAAGAAAATTTTGAGAGCTTGAAGAAAAGGGGAGTGCCAATGAGTTTCATTTGTAATGATACAGCACATGTTGAAGAAGATTTGAAGACTTGGGTGTGGGTGGTGTGGAGAAAGTTATTAGGATTAAGTAGTACAAGAAACAGAGAGAACTAGGATTATTACCTATTTGGTGAGATACAATAACTTCGTTGGACCATGTGCCATGAAATAAAGcctgtcccaaaaaaaaaaataataagaataaaaacacaaacagaaaattttaatttattgtgatTAATGTTATTTAACTACCAAAGTTTTGAGATAGCCATTTTTTTCGAAATAATATGAAGTATTGGATTCTTCTCTTactttaaataaaacataattattgATTGAATAATTTTAGggaattaaccaaaaaaaaaaaaaaaaagaagaagatgaaatctGATATGAATGCTTTGTATTAGTGTGGACAatgcaaattataaaaaagtcactcaaaatggtgaaaaaaaaaatagaaagtgtAAATTTCAATTGTTTTGTGAATTATAACCATTAATCAAAACATTTAATTTGGCATTTGTAATTATTAAATGTTAATGTGTCTTgaacttattatttttctttaaaaaaaaatactaccaCAATCATTAAAGTCGGTACCAAAATTCggattaaaaaacaaagaaccaCACCCACTAAAGCATCgttgatttattaatttatttttttatctctcATATTTTGTACTCTAGGAAAAGACTAAAAGAGCATAACAAGACCATATGATTCTgcttctacccaaaaaaaaaaaaaaaggagaatatgATTGAgcataaaaaaatgtttgtttGGGAATATGAATGACGTCAACACCAAATGCACACCAAATGGGAAGGGTGCTGCTATGCTCGGCCAACTCCAATTGGTGCGTTAACTTTCTTCGCTCAAGATTCCCTTCTCCTTATTTATCTCACCCACTCTCTTCCTTCACTCTCCCACTGAGAAGACTTCACTCTCTCTCTATGTAAGCtcaactctctctttctcaccgGCATTTTTAGCTTTCCCTTTTTGTGTACTGTTTTCTGCTGATAAATTACTTAGTGGGTAActtgtatttttaatatatttgtttgttcttAACATTGAGTTATCACGATATGCTTGTCTTaacttctcttttcttcttcttcttcttgtagctctttttgtttggaaataaagGGGTCGCCTATTTTGATTTAGTTGAATGTTAGAACAAATGGTCAATCCAgaaatttattctattttctttgTTCAGGATTTCTGTTTTGGTGTATTGTTATCTGGGTTTTAATGAAGTTCCCAACTTTCTTTGGAGTTTTTTAGTGAAGTTTTGAATTTGATCAAACATTGTATACGTATGAACATGGACTGGAGTGAATCTAAATATGAAATGGCTGAAACTTATTATGTCTACCGGATTAGCTAAATTTATTATAGCATACCCTTAATGAAACAATCTGAAGTTGATCTTTGTAATAATTAGAACgagaagtgttttttttttttaaatgattcttTCTGAATGATATTCTGTTTTTGGACCCCAATTCTCTTTGAAAACCAGAAGATTTCATTATAGTGACACAATCATACCTTCCAGACTACTAGGGGCTGAAAAACTAATAAGTGATCAGAGAATCAATTGCAAATTAGCCGAAGCCAGGTGATTAAAGTTTGAGCTggctatttttcttttgttttttagtataatttttgGCATACCTGTCATTGATCAACAAAAAACTGAGAATCATGTCTAGTTGCTGTTGTTCTGTGAAAATAGTCAATATTgtgtatatttcatattaaaaGCCAAGTATTAGGTGAACATTAAAGCCACAACATGTTGCATAAAAAGTGTCTTTAACTGGGTTGGAGTGATTTAATATTACTGTGAATATCACCTTTCACTGAAACCATGGGcgtttttaatttcataaactttCTACCATGAAAGCTATCTTTCCTAGCTTCTGAGACCTTCTTGTATTACACTTTGGGTGTCATAATCAACAGTTCTCTTTGCTGATTTAGAATCATTTCCTCATTCTTGTACTTTCCTTCCCTGTTAACTGTTGAAATATGTTCTGTTTGCTGATGATGTTGTTTGCCATTTAATctgtaggaaaaaaaatttcaaaccttTAGCAATGGAAGGTTCTAAAGCAGGTTCAGTGAAGGAATTACCACTGGGGATAGATGTAACAACCGAGGAAGAATACACTTTGCAGTCTAAGTTACTTAAAGAATTTACAAGCATCTCCAGCATTGATAAGGCTTGGATTTTTAAGTCTGACAGTGGTATGATTGCTCATAAGCAGACATTGTTCATGTTTCTTTCTCAAGCGAATACAAAATTGTtcacaatttcatttttatgcaAACATTTTCTTGCAGGAATTAATTCTCAAGCATTATTTTCCATTAGCCAAGCTAATCTTTTGGCAAACAAGAGGAGGAAATTTATTCTCTCCGGTCAAATTTCAAAAGAAAGCAACGCTTCTGTAAACTTTCAATGGGCCCCCTTTCCTGTGGAGATGACAGGAGCGTCTATAATTGTTCCATCACCATCAGGTGCAAAGCTTCTTGTAGTTCGGAACTCTGAAAACGAGTCACCCTCCCAAATTGAAATCTGGGGTCCATCTCAACTAGAAAAGGAATTCCATGTCCCCCAGTCCATACATGGCTCAATATACACTGATGGATGGTaattaatcatataaatttagatTCTCTAGATTGACTTTATAGTGTCTGGTATTAACTCTGTGGActgttttctttcttctgtATGTCTACAGAGTTAATgctagaaaattttcaattgcaAACACTGCTACTACTGATGATTTAGTAATTTCATTGCCATAGGCCTAAAATTAAAAGATCTAAATAATGCAGGTTTGAGGGAATCTCATGGAACCATAATGAAACTATCATTGCTTATGTGGCAGAGGAACCATCACCCACCAAGCCTACATTTGGCAATCTGGGCTATAAGAAAGGTGATGGCACGGATAAGGACATGAATAGCTGGAAAGGACAAGGGGATTGGGAGGAGGATTGGGGGGAAACCTATGCTGGAAAAAGACAGCCTGCACTCTTTGTAATTGACATTAATAGGTCTAGTATTGTAGTCTGAAATTTTGTCAGAATAAAAATGGTTCTTTTCTGGATGACAAACTTATTTTGAACCCTTCTATGCTGTACAGTGGAGAGGTACGAGCTGTTAAAGGAATTGAGAAGTCTCTGAGTGTTGGCCAAGTTGTGTGGGCTCCATCAGTTGAAGGTTCACATCGATATTTGGTCTTTGTTGGGTGGTCACCAGATAAAAGAAAACTTGGAATAAAGTACTGCTATAACAGGAGCTGTGCATTATATTCAGTTAGAGCACCAAGTTTTGAATCAGAAGCTAATACACATGATCTTAAGTAAGTTGCTTTTGTGATGTCCATGTTTTATGGGTTATGCCTTTTTCCTGTATTAACTACTTCTTGTTGGATATGAGTATGTTTAGATATATGATACAATCTTAAATTTAATCTAATATTTCAGAGATGGTTCAACTGAAGACATGCCAGTGGTTAATCTAACTCAAAGCATTAGCAGTGCCTTTTTTCCACGGTTCAGGTAGGTCTTTTTCTCATATAGTTGATAATCATTTATTCATAAAGTTAGTATGTGACCTCTTATCATTTGTGCTTACTAAGTTTCAGATACTACTTATACtacattaaaaaatatgtatttctgCTTCAATATCTTTTAAGAGCAAGGAGAGTTCCATCTGAAACTGTGGAAACTGTTTATCATCCCTCAGGTTAAATTAGGAAACCGTTTGCACttttaaatctttataaataatTGAACAATTCTACTAAAGTTAAGATGAGTTTAGCCATGCAGCTTTAAAGTCTGTGATTTCATCATTATCAGACAAATGGTTGAATGTATTCTGAAATGTTATCATTCTGTTTTTCCAGCCCAGATGGAAAATTTCTTGTGTTTCTATCTGCTAAAAGTTCTGTGGATTCTGGGgcacattcttcaacaaattctCTTCACAAAATTGAATGGCCGTTGGATGGGAAGGTGTCCTCATCAGTGAAAATTGTTGATGTGGTGAGCTATTCATTtcatatatgttaatatataaatcTCCAAGTTTGATTGGCCTATTGAAACTTTAATTTCACTGGCCAGTTAAAACTGTGATCTGTACCACGCAATTACTATACAGATGGTTGTATATTTCTATTGGTGTTTGAACATGCAAGAAAGATTTTACTCAAAgagttatcaaattttaaaacagTTTGTACAAGTGTTAGTTTCTTTTGCATTTTTCCCTTCTCTGTGACTGAACTTTTCCTTATTCTATTCCCCATGTTATTTGAAGATTCCTGTTGTATTGTCTGCTGAGGATGGTTTCTTCCCTGGACTTTACTGTTCAAGTTTCCTGAGTAATCCGTGGCTTTCAGATGGGCGCACGATGATTTTATCTTCTGCCTGGGGCAGCCGTCAAGTGATACTTTCTGTGAATGTGTTGAGGTAACTTTATTCTTGTTTA contains the following coding sequences:
- the LOC107413108 gene encoding acylamino-acid-releasing enzyme isoform X1 — protein: MTSTPNAHQMGRVLLCSANSNWCVNFLRSRFPSPYLSHPLSSFTLPLRRLHSLSIRFHYSDTIIPSRLLGAEKLISDQRINCKLAEARKKNFKPLAMEGSKAGSVKELPLGIDVTTEEEYTLQSKLLKEFTSISSIDKAWIFKSDSGINSQALFSISQANLLANKRRKFILSGQISKESNASVNFQWAPFPVEMTGASIIVPSPSGAKLLVVRNSENESPSQIEIWGPSQLEKEFHVPQSIHGSIYTDGWFEGISWNHNETIIAYVAEEPSPTKPTFGNLGYKKGDGTDKDMNSWKGQGDWEEDWGETYAGKRQPALFVIDINSGEVRAVKGIEKSLSVGQVVWAPSVEGSHRYLVFVGWSPDKRKLGIKYCYNRSCALYSVRAPSFESEANTHDLKDGSTEDMPVVNLTQSISSAFFPRFSPDGKFLVFLSAKSSVDSGAHSSTNSLHKIEWPLDGKVSSSVKIVDVIPVVLSAEDGFFPGLYCSSFLSNPWLSDGRTMILSSAWGSRQVILSVNVLSAEVLRISPVDSDSSWNVLTLDGDNVVAVSSSPVDIPEVKYGYLVDKATKNAVWNWLNVSSPIFRSSEKVRSLLSTLQFSILKIPVKDVSDSRTKGAKKPFEAIFVSSKTKRNDGFDPLIVVLHGGPHSVSLSSFSKPLAFLSSIGYNLLIVNYRGSLGFGEEALQSLPGKVGSQDVNDVLTAIDHVIEAGHASPSKITVLGGSHGGFLTTHLIGQAPDKFAAAAVRNPVCNLALMVGTTDIPDWCYVETYGSEGKKIFTEAPSAEQLTFFHSKSPISHISKVKAPTIFLLGAQDLRVPVSNGLQYSRALKERGVDVKVILFPNDVHGIERPQSDFESFLNIGVWFKKYCK
- the LOC107413108 gene encoding acylamino-acid-releasing enzyme isoform X3, translated to MTSTPNAHQMGRVLLCSANSNWCVNFLRSRFPSPYLSHPLSSFTLPLRRLHSLSILLGAEKLISDQRINCKLAEARKKNFKPLAMEGSKAGSVKELPLGIDVTTEEEYTLQSKLLKEFTSISSIDKAWIFKSDSGINSQALFSISQANLLANKRRKFILSGQISKESNASVNFQWAPFPVEMTGASIIVPSPSGAKLLVVRNSENESPSQIEIWGPSQLEKEFHVPQSIHGSIYTDGWFEGISWNHNETIIAYVAEEPSPTKPTFGNLGYKKGDGTDKDMNSWKGQGDWEEDWGETYAGKRQPALFVIDINSGEVRAVKGIEKSLSVGQVVWAPSVEGSHRYLVFVGWSPDKRKLGIKYCYNRSCALYSVRAPSFESEANTHDLKDGSTEDMPVVNLTQSISSAFFPRFSPDGKFLVFLSAKSSVDSGAHSSTNSLHKIEWPLDGKVSSSVKIVDVIPVVLSAEDGFFPGLYCSSFLSNPWLSDGRTMILSSAWGSRQVILSVNVLSAEVLRISPVDSDSSWNVLTLDGDNVVAVSSSPVDIPEVKYGYLVDKATKNAVWNWLNVSSPIFRSSEKVRSLLSTLQFSILKIPVKDVSDSRTKGAKKPFEAIFVSSKTKRNDGFDPLIVVLHGGPHSVSLSSFSKPLAFLSSIGYNLLIVNYRGSLGFGEEALQSLPGKVGSQDVNDVLTAIDHVIEAGHASPSKITVLGGSHGGFLTTHLIGQAPDKFAAAAVRNPVCNLALMVGTTDIPDWCYVETYGSEGKKIFTEAPSAEQLTFFHSKSPISHISKVKAPTIFLLGAQDLRVPVSNGLQYSRALKERGVDVKVILFPNDVHGIERPQSDFESFLNIGVWFKKYCK
- the LOC107413108 gene encoding acylamino-acid-releasing enzyme isoform X2, producing the protein MTSTPNAHQMGRVLLCSANSNWCVNFLRSRFPSPYLSHPLSSFTLPLRRLHSLSIFHYSDTIIPSRLLGAEKLISDQRINCKLAEARKKNFKPLAMEGSKAGSVKELPLGIDVTTEEEYTLQSKLLKEFTSISSIDKAWIFKSDSGINSQALFSISQANLLANKRRKFILSGQISKESNASVNFQWAPFPVEMTGASIIVPSPSGAKLLVVRNSENESPSQIEIWGPSQLEKEFHVPQSIHGSIYTDGWFEGISWNHNETIIAYVAEEPSPTKPTFGNLGYKKGDGTDKDMNSWKGQGDWEEDWGETYAGKRQPALFVIDINSGEVRAVKGIEKSLSVGQVVWAPSVEGSHRYLVFVGWSPDKRKLGIKYCYNRSCALYSVRAPSFESEANTHDLKDGSTEDMPVVNLTQSISSAFFPRFSPDGKFLVFLSAKSSVDSGAHSSTNSLHKIEWPLDGKVSSSVKIVDVIPVVLSAEDGFFPGLYCSSFLSNPWLSDGRTMILSSAWGSRQVILSVNVLSAEVLRISPVDSDSSWNVLTLDGDNVVAVSSSPVDIPEVKYGYLVDKATKNAVWNWLNVSSPIFRSSEKVRSLLSTLQFSILKIPVKDVSDSRTKGAKKPFEAIFVSSKTKRNDGFDPLIVVLHGGPHSVSLSSFSKPLAFLSSIGYNLLIVNYRGSLGFGEEALQSLPGKVGSQDVNDVLTAIDHVIEAGHASPSKITVLGGSHGGFLTTHLIGQAPDKFAAAAVRNPVCNLALMVGTTDIPDWCYVETYGSEGKKIFTEAPSAEQLTFFHSKSPISHISKVKAPTIFLLGAQDLRVPVSNGLQYSRALKERGVDVKVILFPNDVHGIERPQSDFESFLNIGVWFKKYCK
- the LOC107413108 gene encoding acylamino-acid-releasing enzyme isoform X4; its protein translation is MTSTPNAHQMGRVLLCSANSNWCVNFLRSRFPSPYLSHPLSSFTLPLRRLHSLSMKKNFKPLAMEGSKAGSVKELPLGIDVTTEEEYTLQSKLLKEFTSISSIDKAWIFKSDSGINSQALFSISQANLLANKRRKFILSGQISKESNASVNFQWAPFPVEMTGASIIVPSPSGAKLLVVRNSENESPSQIEIWGPSQLEKEFHVPQSIHGSIYTDGWFEGISWNHNETIIAYVAEEPSPTKPTFGNLGYKKGDGTDKDMNSWKGQGDWEEDWGETYAGKRQPALFVIDINSGEVRAVKGIEKSLSVGQVVWAPSVEGSHRYLVFVGWSPDKRKLGIKYCYNRSCALYSVRAPSFESEANTHDLKDGSTEDMPVVNLTQSISSAFFPRFSPDGKFLVFLSAKSSVDSGAHSSTNSLHKIEWPLDGKVSSSVKIVDVIPVVLSAEDGFFPGLYCSSFLSNPWLSDGRTMILSSAWGSRQVILSVNVLSAEVLRISPVDSDSSWNVLTLDGDNVVAVSSSPVDIPEVKYGYLVDKATKNAVWNWLNVSSPIFRSSEKVRSLLSTLQFSILKIPVKDVSDSRTKGAKKPFEAIFVSSKTKRNDGFDPLIVVLHGGPHSVSLSSFSKPLAFLSSIGYNLLIVNYRGSLGFGEEALQSLPGKVGSQDVNDVLTAIDHVIEAGHASPSKITVLGGSHGGFLTTHLIGQAPDKFAAAAVRNPVCNLALMVGTTDIPDWCYVETYGSEGKKIFTEAPSAEQLTFFHSKSPISHISKVKAPTIFLLGAQDLRVPVSNGLQYSRALKERGVDVKVILFPNDVHGIERPQSDFESFLNIGVWFKKYCK